ggtgaTTCTGATATGAGATCTCATTGTATTCATTAGTATTTTCCTAGTGACTAAATCGAAGATTTTTTCATGGGCGCATTAGCCACTTCCGTTCTGAAGTTGGCTTGGCTTGAGTTGACAGTTCCTACATATTTGGGGCACAGGTTCCTTATCCCCAAGTTTGTGGCTTATGATGTCTTTGGAAGTGTGTAAGTTTTCAATTTTAGTTCAATTTTTTagtggtttatttcacttgatttttttctgtctttattagTGTATTGTGCTTGCACATGACGGAAGTGTCATGTATGCACACACAGTGTCACAGCTTGGCCAGGGCCACACCCACCACTTtcctcctccctgtctccctcacCCCCGCCCCTCCCACCCCGTCACTTTCCTTTAGGGatctcacttaattttttttatacttacttttttggtatcaggacttgaacccaggggtgcttaacccgaGCCACCCCCCAGCTTCTTTACCTAAAGACGGGGTCCTGCTGGGTCGCGAGGTTGGCTTGATCTCACAGCCCTTGGCGCCTGGTCTGGCCTCCCTTACTTTTCCTGAGCTCCTCTCCACCTCTgtttcctctctggcctccaccccTGAGAACACAAGGCCTCTGCCATCTGGTTAATGGCTGAATCCAGCTGTCCCATCCACGTGCCACCCTGTCTTAGAGCCTGTCTGTTGGTGGACACCTGGGGTGGCTCCTAGTTTAGCTCTTGATGTGGCTGAAAACCTTTGCTTCAGCAGGGTTGTGATTTGCTCCTGTGTTCTCTTCTAGAAGGTTCCTTCTCCGTGCAGCCTTGGGCGTGCTGGGCAGGCGCTCTGCTGCTGAGAGTTCACGTGCGTGTCCCCTCTCGGGCCTCGGATGCCCACGTTCACCCTCCTGTACGGGTGGGCCCTGTCGCCCTGTCGGGCCCCCTGACCAGGTTGTGGGGCCACCTCGGCCCAGGCCGCTGGTCCGCACATGAGCAGGCAGTTCCCGGACTCGGTCCGTCCCCCCCTCAAGCCTGTCCTCACGCTGATCCCGCGTGTCCCACTGCAGTGACTCCAACTCAGGTGCCGTTGAAACGGGAAAGTGGGactccttccccctccttcccccgtTTTCTGTTTCAAGGTGGGGGCTGCTCTGAGCCCTTCTCCTCTCCACGTGCAGTTCAGGGTCAGCTTTTTGGTTTCTGCGTTAACACTTGCTTGGGTTTGGGCAGCGACGGCACTGCAGCCGCGGATCAGTGACGCTGTGTCTCCTGTCGCCTAGCAAAATAGTTCCTTACCAAAAGGCGGGGTGGGCGCCCCGGGGCTCAGTGCTGGTACTAAAGAGGGAGTTTGGGGACGGAGCTCGGTGTGTAGAGCCCCCGGTTCCGTCCTCATGGGTGTGAGCGCGCGTGTAGGCCCCACCCACTCCCGGGAGAGCTGGGCCTCGGCCCCTGCAGCCCGTCTTGCGGAGTCTTGGCTGGAAAGCGCGGTGCTGCGCGGGGTGCTCGGCGCCCACCTGAAGGCGGCTCCGATCCCAGGAGCACGGAGAGCGCCAGGCGGCCTCACGGGTTCTGTGAACACGTGTGTCCGTGCGACAAGCGTCCCTGCCCCGGCAGCAGATGGAGTCGCAGCTTCTGGGGCTGTGCGCATGAGCTGAGCCTCCGTCCCGGGCCTCTCTTTCCAGACTCCGGGGAGCAGGTCCTGGTGGACGTGGAGACCAAGACCAACAAGGAGATCGTGGAGCACGTCAGGAAGATCCTGGGGAAGAGCGAGTGAGTGGCTGCCACCGACCGGGGAGGAGCTGAGCTGGGGCTGCTCACTGCTGGCCCGGGGTGGGGACAGGCCCCTGGAGTGCGGCTGGAAGGCCCCGTGTGAAGCCCGGCTCGGAGCCAGGGGACGGGCCGTGTCTCTGCAACCCTGGGGCTTCCCGGGTCCCCGCCTGGGCCTGAGGAAGGGCTGACCCCAGGACGCACGCTGCTCTTGGGGACAGCACGGGGTTGTCTTCCCCGTGACCTGGCCCTCTGCACGGGGTGGGTGGGGGCTCCTGGGGACCGGGCTGCGCTTCACCTCCTCGGCGCTCCTGCAGGGAGACCCTCCAGAGGGAGCAGCAGGAGAGGCAGCAGCTGTGGCACCCCGCCAACTTCGGGCCCCGGAAGTACTGCCTGCGGGAGTGCATGTGCCAGGTGGAGGGCCAGGTGCCCTGCCCGGGCCTGGTGGCCCTGCCCAAGGAGATGACCGGCAAGTACAGAGCCGCCCTGAGGGCCAGCGCCAAGGACTGAGCCGCCCGCGCCAAGCGGTGGTGAGATGGGGGTGACCCCAGGACTGCTCTCGGAGGTCGCCTTTGGACTGAGGCTGAGGTGCTGCGTGGATGTCCCCGTCCCTTGCTCAATAAAAGGCCTGGTGGCCCCAGCAGCACTGTGCTTCTGGTCCTGCCGCAGGGAAGGGGACTCTGGGCAGGGAGGGTAGAGGCCATTGCCACCTGGTGTCCTGGGACACTCTGCTGCGGGTCGTTTCTAGACCTGCTTTCGGGGAGGTGGCTGAGCCTGTGGCTTTGTGGCTTTTCCACTCCTGGGAGGGCTGGCCTTTCAAACCAAGCATGTGGCCCTTGCGTGGCATGGGGGTGGGGTCCGGCCTGGGCGGAGCTGCCGCAGCCCACTGTGGTCCAGGCCCCTGTCACTCAGGTCCGAGGCCTCCCACAGGGCCCTGGCAGCTCAGccaggaggtggtggtgggggtcagGCTGGCACCTTCCTTTCCTGGCCCGGCCTGGCCGGTCCTACAGCCCCCCAGGGTCCTTCCTGGGTGGTAGCTGGTGCAGGTGGCCTCTGCCGTGGGGGCTATAATGTGGTTTAGGGACCTGCCAGAGACGTTGACGTCCAGGTTCCCGTTTGCAGTGACTCTAGTCGTAGTGGACAGGGTGCTCTGAGGGCCACAGGCTAACGGGCTGGTGTTTGGTGGCAGTGTGGCCCTTGTCTCCCACAGCCAGTATGGAGGGCCACTGCATTGTCCCCAGCCCAGCCGCTGGCTTTGTGACACGGCCTCCCAGGAGGAGGGGGGCCCTGATCCAGAGCCGTCGCCCCTCTTTGCAGAGGGACAGAGGCCTGGGCTCGCGCTCAGGCTCAGCAGGGTGTGGGGAGCACCCGCCACACCTCCGGGCCAGTGGGTGGAGGTGAGTGGCGCTTGGCCTGGGGCCACCCTCCCTGGGACGTGGGCAGCGGACGAGGATCACGCACGTCATCGTTTACAACTTGTCTTTGAATCTGAGACACGGGGCCTGGCGGAGCGGGAGGGCTGCCGACGCTTAGCCGTGTCCCGAGCCGTGGGGTGGTTCTGCAGACAGCAGCCGTCAGGAGGCACGGCGGGCAGTGCCACTCAGGGATCTGGCTGTCATGAGTTGTCATGCCTGTGACTTGGGGCCTTAGCGTCCTTACCTGTGAAATGAGAGGCCAGGTGACCATGAGCTTGTCCCCCCATGGGTGGCTCCACCCTGGTTAGCGAACCTCCTTAGGTGAGGAGCCTGCTGTGTGGTAGCTCAAGGCCTGGTGACAGGGTCGGGTGGCCGCCCTGCCCCTGAAGCAGCCTCACCCCTCACCAAGGAGCCGCCCTGCGGTGGACAGAGGTCGCTGCCTGGGTTTTCCCTGCCGACAGTCCCCGCAGGGCCCCCGGCCAGATGTCACCAGTGCGGTGGGGAGAAATGAGGAGCAGGCGCACACGAGGCTTTAATTCACTTTTAATGGTCTGCCCTCCTGTAGGCAGCAGGGTGGGCCACAGCGAGGCCACATCAGACAGCATGGGTCACGCACACAGCTGCGCATGCACGGCAGCGCCACGGACACAGCGCAGGGCCGCGGGCGGGACAGCGTTAGATACAAAATCGGGTTAAAAAAGGACATGCCATTGAAATGCCATCACAGAACAACGCTCGCTTCACAGGGGACGGGAGCTGTGCACAGCTGCAGCCTCCACAGGGTCTCAACCCGGAGTCCAAATGTCACGGCGTCAAGGAGAGAAGGGCAGGGTGACAGGGACGGTCCCAGGAAACCTCACGCCCGCACTGTCCTCTGGGGGGGTGCCTTTTTAAGGGCTGGGAGGCGGCTACATTTTAACAGAAGTCCCAACTACCGGGAACCCACAGCTGGTGTGTGGGGACACGTGCAGCTTCGCAGTCAGAGGACCAGGCCAGCGCTGGCCCCCAGGGGACAGGTGAGATGGAGGACAGCAAGTCTGCCACTCGTACAACTGAGTCTGCTCCCGAGGAAAAGCCACTCTTAAGGGAGAGcctgctgtccccaactgccaccCCAACCTTCACCCTTTAATGCCCCGTCAAGTGGTTGGGTCACTCGGCTGCTGTTATGCCGGTCAGACAGGTGACAGAGACTGTCAGGCTTCCATGTTTTTCAGCTAGAAAGCCACTTTCAAACATGTGATTGTCACAGCAGGTGAGGGCCACAGCAGCGCCACCTTCGTTTTACGTCAAAGTAGGGCCACCGAGCGCTGAGGGCCCGCGTCTCTCAAAGGCACTGAGCACTGTCCCCGTGTCCTCGAACATGCTGATGCTGCACCGAGAAAAAGAGCAGCCTGGGAGGGTCCCGGTCATCCAGCAGTGACCACCAGGCTGGGCCTGGCTCCAGGGCCAGGTCTTCGCTCAGAGCCCTATTATGGGGAGTCATCAGGTTAGACCTGGTGACAGAAACTTGGTGTCTGTGGCTTTAAGGACAAACACCAGttcatttctgaaaattatgATTTGAATTTTTCAGAAAGGAGTTTAGCCTGGGGACCCGCCAGGCCCCCAGGGGGCGGGGAACCGCACCAAGGCCAGCCTCCAAAGACCTCCCGGCTGTGCCCTGGCCTCGCTCTAGGCCCCACTGACAAGGACGGTCCGCACCCTGGCCGGGGCCTGGCTCTGGCCACCTGGGAAACTCCTTCCAGCTGGGCTGCCAGCTGCCGTGTGACTTGAGTTGAGAAATGGCCACGTAGCTGTGGACACTGCAGCCCTCGTGTGAACAGAGAAGAgtcctcctgtcccctcctttcCTGCCTGGAGAGAAAGGCCTCCCCACGGGAAGATGCAGGTAGGAAAACCAGCCCCCCCCAACCAGGGGCCTCGAGCAACTGTCACAGAACTGTCCAGGGCAGGGGCGGGcgtctgtcacacacacacagctctgtACTCGGGGTATGGACACATGTACGTCACCCAGGCTGCTGCGGAGCCCTGGGGCTGGACACGCCCAGTACACACTGCGGGAGACAGGAGGAGGGGGTGGCCTGGAACCTAGTGTGCAGAAGACCAAGAGCCACCCTGTCGCGCTGGGGTCTTGGCTTTCAAAATCTACAAAGTTAAGACAATTCTCAGAGCTGCGTGACTGACCTAGAGATCGGTGGCTGGGCAGGGGACATGGGGGCATCTGCTTACTGGCTGAGGTGTTCCCAGGACCAAAGGGCACCTGGCGAAAAATCGGGTCTCACAGGACACTTAACAGGCTTAGGGGACCCTGAACGCCGCCAGCCAGAGGCTTCCAGACACGGATGCCAACTGCCACCCAGGACTGCTCTGCAGGGAGGCGTCCCCAGAGGACAGGGTGAGGCTCCAGCTCCCGGCTCCCGTGGTGGCCAGCTGCCCAAGTGGCCGTGGGGAGGGGTGTGCCCAGTCCTGCCCACAAGCTAGAAAAGAAGGGTGCACGGCCACCACACCCCAGATTCAATAGAAAAACCCATTTAAGGACCCCAAAACCTCAGCCCGAGGGCAGAGGCTGGGCAGCACCTCACCTTCCAGGAGGAAGGGGACCAGTGACACTGGGCTGAGCGTCTGGGTCTGGTGTATGCACAGGTGACTCCAACACCTGAGTCAGCGTCATTTGAGCTACTCCTCGGAAGAAGGCCGCTTAACCAAGAAGTGCCCGTGGGGGCCGTCCTCCCCCCTGGGCTGCTGTCCTCACCCAGGCTGCATGCAGAGCGTCTCGGGACCTGGCCTCACGTCGTCACACCTGGACCACAAGCTCCCCAACGCTGACGGCCCATGACGGCTGCACCCTAAATGGTGAGTCTCCTTAAGTAACCTGAGGCTCAGGCCACACGAGGGACTTCCAAGCCCAAGAGCGTCCTCCGGGATCAGCCCTGGGCAGCTCAGGCCGGCACCTCTGCAGGCACATGGGGCACCCGGGGCCATCATGCGGCCCTCGGACATGCAAGAACACGGAAGTGGCAGCTGCAAGGGACACAGGAGCCGCCAGACCCACCAGGCCAGCTCTGCTCTCGGGGAGCCTCTGTCTCACCTTCCTAAACACTCAAGTCCATCGGCCACCACTGCCACTCTCCAGCCTCTGCTGCCCAGGAGGAGTAACAGCCTTAGTGACGGAGCCTGAGGGGGATGCGTCCCCCCGATCCTGCTGCCACAGCCCGGAGCACTGCCCACCGCAGGAGGACACAGCCCCTCTGCCTGGAGCCCACACCCAGTGCCATGGAGACAAAGGTAGGGACGGGCCACCTGGTCAACAGATGCAAACTGCGCTCATGGAGGTGACGGTACGCCTGGCAACCGAGCTCGGCTTTTGGTGTCAACTAGGGTCACTAACTTCTGAGGAAGACTGTCCCTTGGGGATGAGGGTTGCTTTCTGCTGGGGCACCACGTGCTGGGACAGTGAGAGGCCACCCCTGATGTTCATGACCTGCAGAGGACGAGCTGCTGGGCTCCTGTGCCACCGGCCCTGACCTGCTCCCGGGGTGTCAGGTGGAAACCCCCGGGCAGGGGTCCTCACGCTCCAGAAGCTGCACTGTCCCTCTCCACGCAGCCCCCCCCCACTCAGGAAGGGGCGTCCAGGGTTGAGGGtgcccaccctgccctgctgGGTCAGAGGCTGCAGCTGCCACGAGCGTGAGGTGACCTGAGGACGTCTGCCGATGCTGGAGGTGTGACAGGTCTCCAATCGCCGTTCGGTCTGACCCGCTCCAACCTAATCCTCAGAAGCAGGCGCAGGTGATGGAGAGTCCGCAGACGCCCGCCACAGACCAGGACCGCCGTCAGGGGACCCAACGGTCAGCCCGGTCGCCACGTTTCCGTTCACAGGAGCCACGTGCACAGACCGAGGAAAGATGACGCTCTAAACAAATGATTGTCTCCGGAACCCGCGGTGTCAGTCCCCAGCACTCCAGCCAAAGGTGCCCGCGTTCCCGTGGCCCTGCCCACAGGCAGGTGTCGCTAACGTTACAAAGTTTGATAACAAGTGCTTAGAAAGTGCTATTGTCACCCTGGCAATTAGTAGCTATTAATTCCAaggacatttttaatatatttacacacGTACTGTTCTCTTAGGTTCTTTTAGTTGCTTTAATACTAGTCTCTGACATTATAAAACTTCCTTTTTATGGTTTTTTGCCCTTTGAGAATTGCTAAATACAAATGGAGTTAAAAGATTTTTCCAAAATCTTCATCAAAAGGCATGAAAATGCTTCTCACGGCGGGAGAGGATCCCACTGTCTGGGGTCAACAGGAGGAACCGGGTGGGACCCGGCCACCCTTTGCACATACCAAACACCACTACTTTTGCTCCCCTTGGTCCGAGCGGTCCTGGCGGGTCCCACGGGCGGTGGCGGGCGCGCGTGGGTACTATAGGCTGGCTCCGGTGATCTGGCCGTTGTACTCC
This window of the Marmota flaviventris isolate mMarFla1 chromosome 20, mMarFla1.hap1, whole genome shotgun sequence genome carries:
- the Mrps25 gene encoding small ribosomal subunit protein mS25, with protein sequence MPMKGRFPIRRTLQYLAQGTVVFKDSVKVMTVNYNTHGELGEGARKFVFFNIPQIQYKNPWVQIMMFKNMTPTPFLRFYLDSGEQVLVDVETKTNKEIVEHVRKILGKSEETLQREQQERQQLWHPANFGPRKYCLRECMCQVEGQVPCPGLVALPKEMTGKYRAALRASAKD